A single genomic interval of Euwallacea similis isolate ESF13 chromosome 2, ESF131.1, whole genome shotgun sequence harbors:
- the LOC136418714 gene encoding tigger transposable element-derived protein 4-like, translating to MSPPRKLKSLTIEKKIEIKKKVESGIKKKYIAKEYEISQRTLSTIIKNKSSILQFGAKINDQASFKRNRPRKTVNTALVKWIEAGRKQNLPISGPVLQQKTLNFAQQLGDKSFKASSGWLEKFKKRYGIVQKKICGESADVDEAHCNTWIQESLPALLAPYDEKDVFNADETGLFFKCLPDKTLSFKNEKCYGGKLRKSAKPRCFRGVTSLPLTYKSNKKAWMTADLFESWLLELEKYFLRQNRKVLLIIDNCPAHPQLNHKLRVIKLTFFPPNMTSKLQPLDQSIINCFKLHYRQRILKKILDSFESYCSIPKIDLLDCINIVANVWNVDVTQTTIHNCFRKAGFGIHNFYDQEDEIPLAQMKKLLLVLATRMSIKKYPMKATLMIFPGKNLKTFPSRNVKCI from the exons ATGTCGCCGCCGCGGAAACTTAAAAGTCTGacgattgaaaaaaaaatagaaattaaaaaaaaagtggaaagtggaattaaaaaaaaatatatcgctAAAGAGTATGAAATATCGCAAAGAACGTTGTCtactattataaaaaataaatcgtccATTTTACAATTTGGCGCCAAAATTAATGACCAAGCTAGTTTCAAGCGAAATAGGCCTAGAAAAACTGTTAATACTGCTTTAGTAAAATGGATTGAAGCCGGTAGAAAACAGAATTTACCCATATCAGGCCCagttttacaacaaaaaactttaaattttgcacAACAATTAGgagataaaagttttaaagcaAGTTCAGGATggcttgaaaaatttaaaaaaag atatgGTATAGTGCAGAAAAAGATTTGCGGTGAAAGTGCAGATGTTGATGAAGCGCATTGTAATACCTGGATCCAAGAAAGTTTGCCAGCTCTTTTAGCTCCATATGATGAGAAAGACGTCTTTAACGCAGACGAAactggattattttttaaatgcttacCAGATAAAACGTTGTCCttcaaaaacgaaaagtgTTATGGAGGCAAACTAA GGAAAAGTGCCAAACCACGATGTTTTCGAGGTGTGACAAGCTTACCACTTACctataaaagtaataaaaaagcaTGGATGACTGCTGATCTGTTCGAATCGTGGCTTttggaattggaaaaatattttttacgtcAAAACCGAAAAGTTTTACTTATTATTGATAACTGCCCGGCGCATCCTCAGCTAAATCACAAATTAAGAGTCATCAAGTTAACTTTCTTTCCACCGAACATGACTTCCAAATTACAGCCTCTCGATCAAAGCATCATAAATTGTTTCAAGCTCCATTATAGACagaggattttgaaaaaaattttggacagTTTCGAAAGTTATTGTTCCATTCCTAAGATTGATCTTCTCGATTGCATTAATATTGTGGCCAACGTGTGGAATGTGGATGTCACCCAGACAACAATTCACAATTGTTTTAGAAAAGCTGGTTTTGGCATTCACAACTTTTATGACCAAGAGGATGAAATTCCATTAGCacaa ATGAAGAAATTGTTGCTAGTATTAGCAACTAGGATGAGCATCAAGAAATATCCAATGAAAGCGACACTGATGATATTCCCAGGAAAAAACCTTAAAACCTTTCCTTCACGAAATGTCAAATGCATTTGA
- the LOC136418724 gene encoding uncharacterized protein, which translates to MPITPEQVVKLVTSVNDGRSKRYAARPIGISFTTERRALQKYEETGSAARRAGSGRPRKTTRRDDRVVRLQVLRNRFGTAVETRLQEINLKVRRPAKGPKLSRGHRTARRNFVATYGQWNIPE; encoded by the exons atgcctATTACACCCGAACAAGTGGTGAAATTGGTTACTTCAGTGAATGATGGTCGTAGTAAACGATATGCTGCTCGTCCAATAGGAATTTCTTTTACCACAGAGCGTAGAGCTCTTCAAAAGTACGAAGAAACTGGAAGCGCAGCTCGAAGGGCGGGCTCTGGTCGCCCCCGAAAAACAACCCGTAGAGACGATCGCGTTGTGAGGTTACAGGTCTTACGTAATCGATTTGGCACTGCAGTAGAGAC ACGACTGCaggaaataaatcttaaaGTGAGAAGGCCTGCAAAAGGTCCTAAATTATCTCGAGGGCACCGCACAGCGAGAAGAAACTTTGTTGCAACCTATGGACAATGGAACATTCCAGAATGA